A genomic region of Canis aureus isolate CA01 chromosome 16, VMU_Caureus_v.1.0, whole genome shotgun sequence contains the following coding sequences:
- the CHAD gene encoding LOW QUALITY PROTEIN: chondroadherin (The sequence of the model RefSeq protein was modified relative to this genomic sequence to represent the inferred CDS: inserted 1 base in 1 codon; deleted 1 base in 1 codon) translates to MARPMLLLVLGLLAGLLPALAACPQNCHCHGDLQHVICDKVGLQKIPKVSEKTKLLNLQRNNFPVLAANSFRAMPNLVSLHLQHCQIREVAAGAFRGLKQLIYLYLSHNDIRVLRAGAFDDLTELTYLYLDHNKVTELPRGLLSPLVNLFILQLNNNKIRELRAGAFQGAKDLRWLYLSENALTSLQPGALDDVENLAKFYLDRNQLSSYPAAALSKLRVVEELKLSHNPLKSIPDNAFQSFGRYLETLWLDNTNLEKFSDGAFLGVTTLKHVHLENNXLNQLPSNFPFDSLETLTLTNNPWKCTCQLRGLRRWLEAKTSRPDATCASPAKFKGQHIRDTDAFRSCKFPTKRSKKAGRH, encoded by the exons ATGGCCCGTCCGATGCTCTTGCTCGTCCTCGGCCTCCTGGCCGGCCTGCTGCCGGCACTGGCCGCGTGCCCCCAGAACTGCCACTGCCACGGCGACCTGCAGCACGTCATCTGCGACAAGGTGGGGCTGCAGAAGATCCCCAAGGTGTCAGAGAAGACCAAGCTGCTCAACCTGCAGCGCAACAACTTCCCGGTGCTGGCTGCCAACTCGTTTCGCGCCATGCCCAACCTCGTGTCGCTGCATCTGCAGCACTGCCAGATCCGCGAGGTGGCTGCGGGCGCCTTCCGCGGCCTCAAGCAGCTCATCTACCTGTATCTGTCCCACAACGACATCCGTGTGCTGCGCGCCGGCGCCTTCGATGACCTGACCGAGCTCACCTACCTCTACCTGGACCACAACAAGGTGACTGAGCTGCCCCGGGGGCTGCTCTCCCCGCTCGTCAACCTCTTCATCCTGCAGCTCAACAACAACAAGATTCGGGAACTGCGCGCTGGTGCCTTCCAGGGCGCCAAGGACCTGCGCTGGCTCTACCTGTCGGAAAATGCGCTCACTTCACTGCAGCCCGGCGCTCTGGACGACGTAGAGAACCTGGCCAAGTTCTACCTGGACAGGAACCAGCTGTCCAGCTACCCCGCAGCTGCTCTAAGCAAGCTGCGGGTGGTGGAAGAGCTGAAGTTGTCCCACAACCCCCTGAAAAGCATTCCTGACAACGCCTTCCAGTCTTTCGGCAGATACCTGGAGACCCTCTGGCTGGACAACACCAACCTGGAGAAG TTCTCAGACGGTGCCTTCCTGGGCGTGACCACACTGAAACATGTCCATCTGGAGAACA GCCTGAACCAGCTGCCTTCCAACTTCCCCTTTGACAGCCTAGAAACCCTTACCCTCACCAACAACCCCTGGAAGTGCACCTGCCAGCTCCGGGGTCTTCGGAG gtggCTGGAAGCCAAG ACTTCCCGCCCTGATGCCACTTGTGCCTCGCCCGCCAAGTTCAAAGGCCAGCATATCCGGGACACAGATGCCTTTCGCAGCTGCAAGTTCCCCACCAAGAGGTCCAAGAAAGCCGGCCGCCACTAA
- the RSAD1 gene encoding radical S-adenosyl methionine domain-containing protein 1, mitochondrial has product MLGAFIGIFSTIVPTNRLPLGISATSTPSPSALSFSPDFAALVAARPHSTEHIALGGQAAAASAPVPSRWRRSGEAPGPARRSGSRGGARAHAAPLPSFRRRGPAGRAPRAPVRPGRVSAASPSPGAVALPGARARGWAAAAAAARAAQRRRRAEGARGPPSPRAALYVHWPYCEKRCSYCNFNKYIPRGVEEAAVRSCLVTEAQTLLRLSGVRRVESVFFGGGTPSLASPSTVAAVLEAVDQAAHLPADSEVTLEANPTSAPSSRLAAFGAAGVNRLSIGLQSLDDTELQLLGRTHSSRDALQTLAEARRLFPGRVSVDLMLGLPAQQVGPWLRQLRTLLGCCDDHISLYQLTLERGTELFTQVQRGTLSAPDPELAAEMYQEGRALLRDAGFRQYEVSNFARNGALSTHNWTYWQCGQYLGVGPGAHGRFAPQGAGDHTREARIQTLEPDNWMKEVMLFGHGTRRRIPLSKLELLEEVLAMGLRTDVGITHQHWQQFEPQLSLWDVFGASQEVKALLAQGILLLDHRGLRCSWEGLAVLDSLLLTLLPRLQDAWQQRAPSLVQGE; this is encoded by the exons ATGCTAGGTGCTTTCATAGGCATTTTCTCTACCATAGTCCCTACCAA CCGGCTGCCCCTGGGAATTTCTGCAACTTCGACACCCAGCCCAAGtgccctctccttctcccctgacTTCGCGGCCCTTGTAGCAGCCCGGCCACACAGCACAGAGCACATTGCCCTG GGCGGACAGGCGGCTGCCGCGAGCGCGCCGGTGCCCAGCAGGTGGCGCCGCAGCGGCGAAGCCCCGGGCCCTGCCCGCCGGTCCGGGAGCCGCGGGGGGGCGCGCGCTCACGCAgcgccccttccttccttccgccGCCGCGGCCCGGCCGGCCGGGCTCCGCGCGCTCCCGTGCGCCCCGGGCGCGTGTCCGCCGCGTCCCCGTCCCCCGGCGCCGTGGCGCTCCCCGGGGCCCGCGCCCGAggctgggcggcggcggcggcggcggccagagCGGCCCAGAGGCGCCGCCGCGCGGAGGGCGCGCGAGGACCCCCGAGCCCGCGCGCGGCGCTTTACGTGCAC TGGCCCTACTGCGAGAAGCGCTGCAGTTACTGCAACTTCAACAAGTACATCCCCCGTGGCGTGGAGGAGGCCGCCGTGCGGAGCTGTCTGGTGACTGAGGCGCAGACTCTGCTGCGACTCAGCGGCGTGCGGAG GGTGGAATCTGTGTTCTTTGGTGGGGGCACCCCCAGTCTGGCCAGTCCCAGCACCGTAGCCGCTGTCCTGGAGGCGGTGGACCAGGCAGCTCACCTGCCTGCAGACTCGGAAGTCACATTGGAGGCCAACCCCACTTCGGCTCCAAGCTCCAGGCTGGCGGCCTTTGGGGCAGCAGGGGTCAACAGGTTGTCCATCGGCCTCCAG TCCCTGGATGACACTGAGCTCCAGCTGCTGGGGCGAACACACTCATCCAGGGATGCTCTCCAGACACTGGCAGAGGCACGGCGCCTCTTCCCTGGGCGTGTATCTGTGGACCTGATGCTGGGGTTGCCCGCGCAGCAGGTGGGGCCATGGCTGAGGCAGCTGCGGACACTGCTGGGCTGCTGTGATGATCACATCTCCCTCTACCAGCTGACTCTGGAGCGGGGCACTGAGCTCTTCACCCAGGTGCAACGGGGTACCCTTTCTGCCCCTGACCCTGAGCTCGCTGCTGAGATGTACCAGGAGGGACGGGCGCTGCTTCGAGACGCTGGCTTCCGCCAGTATGAGGTCTCCAACTTTGCCCGGAAT GGGGCGCTTAGTACCCACAATTGGACTTACTGGCAGTGCGGTCAGTACCTTGGCGTGGGGCCTG GGGCCCATGGGCGATTTGCACCCCAGGGGGCCGGGGACCACACCCGAGAGGCTCGGATTCAGACCCTGGAGCCGGACAACTGGATGAAAGAAGTGATGCTGTTCGGGCATGGCACCCGGAGACGCATCCCCCTGAGCAAGCTGGAGCT GCTGGAGGAAGTTTTGGCCATGGGGCTACGTACAGACGTGGGGATCACTCACCAG CACTGGCAGCAGTTTGAGCCCCAGCTGAGCCTATGGGACGTGTTTGGAGCAAGCCAGGAGGTGAAGGCTTTGCTGGCGCAGGGCATCTTGCTGCTGGATCACAG GGGTCTTCGGTGTTCCTGGGAAGGTCTGGCTGTGCTAGACTCTCTGTTGCTGACCCTCCTGCCTCGACTCCAAGACGCCTGGCAGCAGAGAGCCCCTTCTCTTGTGCAAGGAGAATGA
- the ACSF2 gene encoding medium-chain acyl-CoA ligase ACSF2, mitochondrial codes for MLRLGRLCAGTPGALGARTILARGWQEARLQGVRPFSSGEADHTVLLPTGGLSYIQGPTRHSLIHKTVGQCLEATAQRMPDIEALVIPQENIRVTFAQLQEEVDKAASGLLSIGLCKGDRLGMWGPNSYAWVLLQLATARAGIILVSVNPAYQAMELEYALKKVGCKALAFPKQFKTQQYYNILKQICPELEKAQPGSLKSQRLPELTTVISVDDPLPGTLLLDEVVETGSKEQHLAQLRYTQQFLSCHDPINIQFTSGTTGNPKGATLSHYNIVNNSNLIGDRLKMHLKPPEEKRMILPSPLYHCLGSVGGTMVSVMYGTTLILSSPTFNGKKALEAISKERGSFLYGTPTMFVDILNQPDFSSYDISTIRGGVIAGSPAPPELIRTIIDKLNMKDLVVAYGTTENSPVTFMNFEEDTVEQKAETVGRILPHTEAQIVNMKTGNLVELNTPGELFIRGYCVMLGYWGEPEKTKEAIGPDKWYRTGDIAAIDKQGFCKIVGRSKDMIIRGGENIYPAELEDFFHKHPQVLEVQVVGVKDARMGEEICACIRLKKGEKTTEEEIKAFCKGKISHFKIPRYIVFVTDYPLTVSGKIQKFKLREQMEQHLNL; via the exons TTCTGGAGAAGCGGATCACACTGTCCTCCTGCCTACTGGAGGCCTCAGCTACATCCAGGGCCCCACCAGACATAGCCTTATCCACAAGACTGTAGGACAGTGCCTGGAAGCCACAGCGCAGAGGATGCCTGACATAGAGGCCTTGGTCATCCCCCAGGAAAACATCAGGGTGACCTTTGCCCAGCTCCAAGAGGAG GTGGACAAGGCTGCTTCTGGGCTCCTGAGTATCGGTCTCTGCAAGGGCGACCGGCTGGGCATGTGGGGACCCAACTCCTATGCATGGGTGCTCCTACAGCTGGCCACCGCTCGGGCGGGCATCATTCTG GTGTCTGTGAACCCAGCCTATCAGGCTATGGAGCTAGAGTATGCTCTCAAGAAG GTAGGTTGCAAAGCTCTCGCTTTCCCCAAGCAATTCAAGACTCAGCAATACTATAACATCTTGAAGCAGATCTGTCCAGAGTTGGAGAAGGCCCAGCCAGGGTCCTTGAAGAGTCAGAG GCTCCCAGAACTGACCACAGTCATCTCGGTGGACGACCCTTTGCCGGGGACCCTGCTCCTGGATGAGGTGGTAGAAACTGGAAGCAAAGAGCAGCATCTGGCCCAGCTCCGGTACACCCAGCAGTTCCTGTCCTGCCATGATCCCATCAACATCCAGTTTACCTCG GGGACGACAGGCAATCCTAAGGGGGCCACCCTCTCCCACTACAACATTGTCAACAACTCCAACCTGATAGGCGATCGTCTGAAGATGCACCTGAAG CCGCCAGAGGAGAAACGGATGATCCTGCCCAGCCCCTTGTACCACTGCCTGGGTTCTGTAGGGGGCACAATGGTGAGCGTGATGTATGGTACCACCTTAATCCTCTCTTCTCCGACCTTTAATGGCAAGAAAGCACTGGAGGCCATCAGCAAAGAGAG aggctccttcctgTATGGCACCCCCACAATGTTCGTGGACATTCTGAACCAGCCAGACTTCTCCAGTTATGACATCTCGACCATTCGTGGAG GTGTGATTGCTGGGTCCCCTGCACCCCCAGAGCTGATCCGAACCATCATTGACAAGCTAAACATGAAGGATCTGGTG GTGGCTTATGGAACCACGGAGAACAGTCCCGTGACCTTCATGAACTTCGAGGAGGACACtgtggagcagaaggcagaaaccGTGGGCAGAATTCTGCCTCACACAGAG GCCCAGATTGTGAACATGAAGACAGGAAACCTAGTAGAGCTGAACACACCCGGAGAGCTGTTCATCCGAGGGTACTGCGTCATGCTGGGCTACTGGGGTGAGCCCGAGAAGACCAAGGAAGCAATTGGACCAGACAAGTGGTATCGGACAGG AGACATCGCCGCGATAGACAAACAGGGCTTCTGCAAGATCGTGGGCCGCTCCAAGGATATGATCATCCGGGGCGGGGAAAACATCTACCCCGCAGAGCTTGAGGACTTCTTTCACAAACACCCGCAGGTGCTGGAAGTGCAG GTGGTGGGAGTGAAGGACGCTCGGATGGGGGAGGAAATCTGTGCCTGCATTCGCCTGAAGAAGGGGGAGAAGACTACGGAGGAAGAGATCAAGGCTTTCTGCAAAGGGAAG ATCTCCCACTTCAAGATTCCTCGATACATCGTGTTTGTCACAGACTACCCCCTCACCGTCTCAGGGAAG atcCAGAAATTCAAACTTCGAGAGCAGATGGAACAACATTTAAACCTGTGA